The Phacochoerus africanus isolate WHEZ1 chromosome 3, ROS_Pafr_v1, whole genome shotgun sequence genome window below encodes:
- the SFT2D3 gene encoding vesicle transport protein SFT2C, which translates to MADLHRQLQEYLAQGKAGGQAAAEPLLATGEKEEPEAGAGATGAWLGRAGLRWTWAQSPAEPAAAAAGPTCLPSLTRTQRLVASGVCLLMAALCFGLAALYAPVLLLRARKFALLWSLGSVLALAGGMILRGGAACERLLRGEEVPSRPALLYVAALGTTLYAALGLRSTLLTALGACAQVAALLAGLCGLLPRGTGTALRLTLGRLGPGAALAKALPV; encoded by the coding sequence ATGGCGGACCTCCACCGCCAACTACAAGAGTATCTGGCGCAGGGGAAAGCGGGTGGGCAGGCGGCTGCTGAGCCACTGCTAGCcacaggagagaaggaggagcccGAGGCGGGGGCCGGAGCGACGGGGGCGTGGTTGGGCCGCGCAGGCCTGCGTTGGACCTGGGCGCAGAGCCCTGCGgagccggcggcggcggcagcaggaCCGACGTGCTTGCCAAGCCTGACGCGCACTCAGCGGCTGGTGGCGAGCGGGGTGTGCCTGCTAATGGCCGCGCTCTGCTTCGGCCTTGCTGCACTCTACGCGCCCGTGTTGCTGCTGCGCGCCCGCAAGTTCGCGCTGCTCTGGTCCCTGGGCTCGGTGCTGGCCCTAGCGGGCGGCATGATCCTGCGGGGCGGCGCTGCTTGCGAACGTTTGCTGCGCGGCGAGGAGGTGCCGTCGCGGCCGGCGCTGCTCTACGTGGCCGCGCTGGGAACTACGCTGTACGCGGCACTGGGTCTGCGCAGTACGTTGCTCACGGCGCTGGGCGCCTGCGCGCAGGTGGCCGCGCTGCTGGCTGGGCTCTGCGGACTGCTGCCCCGGGGCACAGGCACGGCGCTGCGCCTCACTCTTGGGCGCCTGGGCCCGGGCGCCGCCCTCGCCAAGGCGCTACCTGTGTGA